Proteins from a genomic interval of Vicia villosa cultivar HV-30 ecotype Madison, WI unplaced genomic scaffold, Vvil1.0 ctg.000273F_1_1_3, whole genome shotgun sequence:
- the LOC131626180 gene encoding transcription termination factor MTERF8, chloroplastic-like, giving the protein MALATLPLFSHPPCHYSSSITTFLPSHSRHLPTQPFISPLTKSQPPNSNYFLSQSRLSTHCRCTSHTPNLDFQHVRLVTLFQEIGISFEEANLLLSNASELTLIRLDLLRDRILSLKSLGLGRMSINLVVKKQLNMLTSNEIDPLLNFMRNELQGLVEEAKVKLLLSANEPKELSDFLQKVQLLIDSGIGVDKIAHVLNRVSLSKAIFHKSLEEIERVISFLKPFGGVDLIVKRPATLNYDLDSQLKPRFRVLTELSGGDEDSVGKMVNKFPKILNSRAEHLEEHIELLRSFAELDDQQIFKIALLSPTIFTLSRERKLRPRIQFLKDCGLDSSADIFKFFIKAPVFLCVSFRNNLAHKLVFLVKIGYEYRTKELAMAIANSTRISCAGMQKMASVYLNYGLSSDDIFSTSEKHPPTLQRIKYYSDLIYK; this is encoded by the exons ATGGCGCTAGCAACACTCCCTCTATTCTCTCATCCTCCAtgccattactcttcttctataacAACCTTTCTTCCTTCACATTCTCGTCATCTTCCAACCCAACCCTTCATCTCCCCACTCACCAAATCACAACCACCAAACAGCAACTATTTCCTTTCCCAATCTCGACTCTCCACCCACTGCCGCTGCACTTCCCACACGCCCAATCTCGACTTTCAACACG TCAGACTTGTCACTTTGTTTCAAGAAATCGGTATCAGCTTTGAGGAAGCCAATTTGCTCTTGAGCAATGCTTCCGAACTGACCTTGATACGACTAGATTTATTGCGGGATCGCATTCTTTCTTTAAAATCTCTTGGGTTAGGTCGTATGTCCATCAATCTCGTAGTTAAAAAGCAATTAAATATGCTAACTTCAAATGAAATTGACCCATTGTTAAACTTTATGAGAAATGAATTGCAAGGACTGGTTGAGGAAGCCAAGGTGAAGCTTCTTTTATCGGCTAATGAGCCGAAAGAGTTATCTGATTTTCTTCAGAAGGTTCAATTGCTTATTGACAGTGGAATTGGGGTTGATAAGATTGCACATGTGCTTAACAGAGTGAGTTTGTCAAAGGCAATTTTTCATAAGTCACTGGAAGAAATTGAAAGAGTAATTAGTTTCTTAAAACCATTTGGTGGCGTTGATTTGATTGTGAAGCGCCCTGCAACTCTCAACTATGATTTGGATAGTCAGCTGAAACCAAGATTCAGGGTTCTTACTGAGTTAAGTGGCGGAGATGAGGATAGTGTTGGGAAAATGGTGAATAAGTTCCCTAAGATCTTGAATTCTAGGGCGGAACATCTTGAGGAACATATAGAGTTATTGAGGTCTTTTGCAGAACTTGATGATCAACAAATATTTAAGATAGCGTTGCTGTCTCCAACTATCTTCACTCTTAGTAGAGAGAGGAAACTGCGTCCTAGAATACAATTTCTCAAGGATTGTGGGTTAGACTCGAGCGCTGATATCTTTAAATTCTTTATCAAAGCACCGGTGTTTTTGTGCGTTTCGTTCCGCAATAACCTTGCTCATAAGCTTGTGTTTTTGGTCAAGATTGGGTATGAATATAGGACAAAAGAGTTGGCAATGGCGATCGCGAATTCTACTAGAATAAGCTGTGCGGGTATGCAGAAGATGGCGAGTGTATACTTGAATTACGGGTTGTCGTCTGATGACATTTTTTCTACGAGTGAGAAGCATCCACCGACACTGCAGAGGATTAAGTACTACTCCGACCTTATTTATAAGTAA